Proteins encoded in a region of the Streptomyces sp. NBC_01471 genome:
- a CDS encoding IS3 family transposase: MADLPRQRLVVCVQEEAGKERPGPPVHDDLVRRDFTAHAVNELWLADITEHPTGEGKLYLCAVKDACSGRIVGYSISHRMKAQLAVNALDNAVARRGVVADCVVHSDRGPQFRSRKFVHALHPHDLVGSMARAGTAGDNAATESFFGLLQNNVLDHRTWSIRQKLRAAIVTWIERTYHRRRRQLTPTLHLGFGPDHER, from the coding sequence GTGGCGGATCTGCCGCGACAACGCCTGGTGGTCTGTGTTCAGGAAGAAGCGGGCAAGGAACGGCCCGGGCCGCCCGTCCACGACGATCTCGTCCGGCGTGACTTCACTGCGCACGCGGTGAACGAGCTGTGGCTGGCCGACATCACCGAACACCCCACTGGCGAGGGCAAGCTGTATCTGTGCGCGGTCAAGGACGCCTGCTCCGGCCGCATCGTGGGCTACTCGATCTCCCACCGGATGAAGGCCCAACTCGCGGTGAACGCCCTGGACAACGCTGTTGCCCGCCGAGGCGTGGTGGCCGACTGCGTGGTGCACTCCGACCGCGGACCGCAGTTCCGCTCACGCAAATTCGTCCACGCTCTTCACCCGCACGACCTGGTGGGATCGATGGCCAGAGCCGGCACTGCCGGCGACAACGCCGCCACGGAATCGTTCTTCGGCCTGCTGCAGAACAACGTCCTGGACCACCGCACCTGGTCCATCCGGCAAAAGCTGCGGGCCGCGATCGTGACCTGGATCGAACGGACCTACCACCGACGCCGTAGACAGCTAACCCCGACCCTACACTTGGGCTTTGGTCCGGATCATGAGCGGTAA